In Dehalococcoidales bacterium, the sequence GGAAGTAGTACTGACCGGTACCGAGATTGGCTCGTATGACGATAACGGTGTTGGACTGGCGAGCTTGCTGGAGCGTATCCTGGCGCAGACTGATATTCCCAGATTAAGGCTTTCTTCTCTACAGCCGCAGGAGATCTCCCCGGAGCTTCTGGCATTGTGGCGGAATCTCCGGTTATGTCCCCACTTTCACCTGTCACTCCAGAGCGGCAGTGACGCAGTGCTCCGCCGGATGGGCAGGGATTACTCGTCCGGTGATTATCAGAAGGCGGTATCTTTAATTCGGACTCAGGTGCCGGATGTGGCAATCACCACTGATGTTATCGTCGGTTTTCCCGGTGAGACAGAAGAGGAATTCGCGCAGAGCCAGGATTTCTGCCGGCGGATGGAATTTGCCCGTATTCATGTCTTTCCTTACTCGCGGCGTGATGGCACTCAGGCATCATCGCTCTCCCGGCAAATCAATGATAAGGTTAAGAAAGAACGCAGTCGGCAGATGCTGGCGCTGGCCAGGGAAAGCGCCCGGGACTTCCGGCAACGCTTTGTAGGTGGGATCAGCCCGGTATTGTGGGAGCAGCCGGCTGGTGACGGGTTCTGGACCGGTCTGACCGATAACTATATCAAGGTCTACACCGAAAGCGATGCGGATTTAACCAACCGGGTAGTGCCGGTGAAGCTGATGAAGCTCTGGAGGGATGGGGTACTTGCCAGACGGCCTCAATCAGTAATATAATAGCACTTAATGGTGAAAGGATACCTTCTCATCAAGATTGTTCCCGGTCTGGAATCTGACGCCCTGGCCCAGATTCGGGTCACCCCCGGTATCGTTGATGTCAATCTTGTCTTCGGGCAGTGGGATGCCATCGCTGTCGCTGAAGCCAAGAGCATTTTTGAGTTGGCCAAGATAGTTGTCAGTGAAGTACGCGGCATTCAGGGTGTCCAGGATACTACCACTCTCCTGCAAGCCGAGCTATAGCGTTTCCTTCTATCCCTTCAGTTCCGCTGATTATGTGGTCTTCTCGATGCCTAAAACCACCGAGGTTTCAATCTGGCGTCCGGGGATGTCCCAGTAAGTTTTTAACAGCTTGTCCTTATCAGGCAACAGTTGAAAACCATGTTTCTGGTAGAAGTGGGTTGCCGTGTGAGCATCAGCCCATGTCCCCACCAGCAGGCGTGGCGTAGTCGCCAGTGTCTTGAGATGGTTAAGGAGTTTACCGCCGATTCCCCGTTGCTGCCAGCGGGGTAATACATAGGCATGGCGGATGAGCGTGACGTCTTTAACTGCTTCCAGGCCGGTGACGCCAACAAGCTCCCCGTCTGCTTCCCAGCCGTAGAAGGTGATGCGTTTCATCTCCCTCTCGAGTTCTGCCATGCTCATATAAGGTTGATGGTAGCAGTCAGCCGGTATTGTGCCTTCATAGGCGGTGGCGGCCTGGTTAATGACGGCGTATATCCTTTCGATATCGTCTGCCTGGCACTGACGAATCATGCGGTCTGCCCTGAATTCTTAATCGGAGAAATAACTTTCAATCATAAGTTTTAGACTAATTATATCACACATTATCCCGCGTATTTGAACCGGGTGTTTTATGGTTTTATGTGACATATGGTATAATCGTGCTACGAAATAGCCCCCATTATTTCATCAAGTTTATCAGCGGTGAATATTGCCGGGGTACATATATTAAGCGGTTCAGGCCAAAAGGACCGGAACTATAGAAAGCATTGCAGGAAAAGGAGACTCAGGTGGCAGGATTCGACTTGGGATCATTTGTCCGGACAGTTGAGCGAATCAGAGAAAAAGCAGTATCTGAAGACAGACTAAAGGATAACCCCTCGGACGAAATATTGCGGCAGCTTGTGGAAAAAGCGCCCGGTGTCAGGAAAACGAGATACGGGAATTATGTTGCCGAAAGTGACCCCACCTCCCGGTCAGCCATGTTCACCAGGAACAGTGTTGACAACACTTTTGGTGATG encodes:
- a CDS encoding Lrp/AsnC ligand binding domain-containing protein; the protein is MVKGYLLIKIVPGLESDALAQIRVTPGIVDVNLVFGQWDAIAVAEAKSIFELAKIVVSEVRGIQGVQDTTTLLQAEL
- a CDS encoding radical SAM protein, with protein sequence EVVLTGTEIGSYDDNGVGLASLLERILAQTDIPRLRLSSLQPQEISPELLALWRNLRLCPHFHLSLQSGSDAVLRRMGRDYSSGDYQKAVSLIRTQVPDVAITTDVIVGFPGETEEEFAQSQDFCRRMEFARIHVFPYSRRDGTQASSLSRQINDKVKKERSRQMLALARESARDFRQRFVGGISPVLWEQPAGDGFWTGLTDNYIKVYTESDADLTNRVVPVKLMKLWRDGVLARRPQSVI
- a CDS encoding GNAT family N-acetyltransferase, which encodes MIRQCQADDIERIYAVINQAATAYEGTIPADCYHQPYMSMAELEREMKRITFYGWEADGELVGVTGLEAVKDVTLIRHAYVLPRWQQRGIGGKLLNHLKTLATTPRLLVGTWADAHTATHFYQKHGFQLLPDKDKLLKTYWDIPGRQIETSVVLGIEKTT